A genomic region of Trichothermofontia sichuanensis B231 contains the following coding sequences:
- a CDS encoding HNH endonuclease: MPTIASSNPPGFQEYVAAFQAIDNLQDYHRQILQIHYQAHEQTITAKQLAQAMGYSHYGVANMRYGRLAHLVGEKLAYHPGPCKLNTLVTIEHRKGEWHWILRPEVSKALEALGWVVNESQKLPNEAIYEKIFNELVYNKDERSPPDNRRRAQFKIGWENAAFKRRTYTSKTLSEILTWNNLGYRFGAKLGQRSESEISEAYDFLAQRYSIRGADELGFVNAARVFPDEVDSAQTFREGAVRQVTVNAYERDPKARQQCIDYYGLNCSVCNFNFGKVYGQLGEGFIHVHHLRALSEIAEEYEVDPVKDLRPICPNCHAMIHRTPHLYSIEELKKIIEGQS; encoded by the coding sequence ATGCCAACCATAGCTTCATCCAATCCTCCAGGATTTCAGGAATATGTAGCTGCATTTCAAGCAATAGATAACTTGCAAGATTATCATCGTCAAATACTTCAGATTCATTACCAGGCACATGAACAAACGATCACTGCGAAGCAACTAGCTCAGGCTATGGGTTATAGTCACTATGGAGTGGCAAACATGAGGTATGGGCGTTTAGCTCATCTAGTTGGTGAAAAGTTGGCTTACCACCCAGGACCATGTAAGTTAAACACGCTGGTCACGATTGAACACCGCAAGGGGGAGTGGCACTGGATTTTAAGACCTGAAGTTTCCAAAGCTCTCGAAGCATTGGGATGGGTTGTAAACGAATCACAAAAGTTGCCCAACGAAGCTATATACGAAAAGATTTTTAACGAATTAGTTTATAACAAAGATGAGCGTAGCCCTCCTGATAATCGAAGACGGGCACAATTTAAAATCGGATGGGAAAATGCAGCTTTCAAGCGGAGAACCTATACCAGTAAGACATTGAGTGAAATTCTCACATGGAATAATTTAGGTTATCGTTTTGGAGCAAAGCTAGGGCAGCGGTCTGAGTCAGAGATCAGTGAAGCTTACGATTTCCTTGCCCAACGATACTCAATTCGAGGTGCCGACGAGTTGGGTTTTGTAAATGCTGCTCGTGTTTTCCCAGACGAAGTAGATTCGGCACAGACCTTTCGTGAAGGGGCAGTACGCCAAGTAACCGTCAATGCCTATGAGCGAGATCCCAAAGCACGGCAGCAATGCATTGATTACTACGGATTGAATTGCTCAGTGTGTAATTTTAACTTTGGTAAAGTTTATGGACAGTTAGGCGAAGGCTTTATTCATGTGCATCATTTACGCGCGCTTTCAGAAATTGCAGAGGAATACGAAGTTGACCCGGTGAAAGATCTACGCCCTATCTGCCCAAACTGCCATGCGATGATTCATCGAACTCCCCACCTATACAGTATTGAAGAGCTGAAGAAGATAATCGAGGGACAATCCTAG
- the murD gene encoding UDP-N-acetylmuramoyl-L-alanine--D-glutamate ligase has product MPIAFVIGLGKSGVAAARLLQQQGWQVTVSDRQSDDRLRAQEQALTQAGITVKLGDPFNPADLPVTERPELIVVSPGVPWDHPGLVTAREWGIETIGEMELAWRHLQTCPWVGITGTNGKTTTTALTAAIFQAAGLNAPACGNIGLAACELALSPGKVAPDKPAANASLDWIIAEVSSYQIEAASSLAPHIGVWTTFTPDHLSRHGTLANYYRIKAQLLQRAHHQIFNGDDPYLAQQASQWPNAWWTSTQGPNPSSGLEPQVYIDQGWVLAQGTPIVPVNALRMPGAHNQQNLLMAVAVAVLAGLDKAAIADAVAQFPGVPHRLEWICTWQGIDFINDSKATNYDAALVGLTAVPAPVILIAGGEPKEGDDTGWLAAIRARAAQVLLIGEAAVPFAQRLDQVGYREYEIVETLTQAVPRAAELAQTLKVSKVLLSPACASFDQYQNFEQRGDHFRQLCQALLAG; this is encoded by the coding sequence ATGCCCATTGCTTTTGTCATTGGTTTAGGAAAATCAGGTGTTGCGGCTGCGCGCCTGCTCCAGCAGCAGGGTTGGCAGGTCACTGTGAGCGATCGCCAGAGCGACGATCGCCTGCGTGCCCAGGAACAAGCCCTCACTCAGGCTGGGATTACTGTGAAATTAGGGGATCCCTTCAACCCGGCTGATCTCCCCGTAACCGAACGGCCTGAACTCATTGTCGTCAGCCCTGGTGTACCTTGGGATCATCCGGGTTTAGTCACCGCACGGGAATGGGGTATTGAGACGATCGGGGAAATGGAGTTAGCTTGGCGACACCTGCAAACCTGCCCCTGGGTCGGGATTACGGGTACCAATGGCAAAACCACAACTACGGCCCTAACCGCTGCCATTTTTCAGGCGGCGGGTCTGAATGCACCTGCGTGTGGCAACATTGGCCTCGCTGCGTGTGAACTGGCCCTGAGTCCAGGGAAGGTTGCGCCTGACAAGCCGGCGGCAAATGCTTCGTTAGATTGGATCATTGCGGAAGTCAGCAGCTACCAGATTGAGGCGGCGTCCTCCCTGGCCCCCCACATTGGGGTGTGGACGACCTTCACCCCTGATCACCTGAGTCGGCATGGCACGTTGGCCAATTACTACCGGATCAAGGCCCAGTTACTCCAGCGTGCCCACCATCAGATCTTCAATGGGGATGATCCCTATCTCGCCCAGCAGGCCAGCCAGTGGCCGAATGCCTGGTGGACCAGTACCCAGGGTCCGAATCCCAGCAGTGGCCTGGAACCCCAGGTCTATATTGATCAAGGTTGGGTGTTGGCCCAGGGAACCCCGATCGTGCCCGTCAATGCTCTGCGGATGCCCGGTGCCCATAACCAGCAGAATTTACTCATGGCGGTGGCGGTGGCGGTGTTGGCGGGGCTGGATAAGGCGGCGATCGCGGACGCGGTGGCCCAATTCCCAGGGGTTCCCCATCGCCTGGAGTGGATCTGCACTTGGCAGGGGATTGACTTTATTAACGACAGTAAGGCGACTAACTACGATGCCGCCCTTGTAGGGCTAACGGCAGTCCCGGCGCCGGTGATTTTGATCGCGGGGGGAGAACCCAAGGAGGGGGATGATACGGGTTGGCTAGCCGCGATTCGAGCGCGGGCGGCGCAGGTGCTCCTCATTGGCGAAGCTGCCGTGCCTTTTGCCCAACGGCTGGATCAGGTGGGCTATCGTGAGTATGAAATTGTTGAAACCCTGACCCAGGCGGTGCCCCGTGCGGCTGAATTAGCCCAGACACTCAAGGTCAGCAAAGTTTTACTTTCCCCCGCCTGCGCTAGCTTTGACCAATACCAAAACTTTGAGCAACGGGGGGATCATTTTCGGCAACTCTGCCAAGCGCTACTGGCGGGATGA
- a CDS encoding DUF928 domain-containing protein, with protein sequence MQCSKTGWVHYRRGFGVFLSIGLLWGMGLPGLAQSRLPSVSPGQSSAPERPSNTPNRLRLQLPNLKAPGNLGGAAVRGGCLVPKGEAFHALVPPSQIGLTTAAHPTLMVAVPNALETTVDGHQPSHFIWLEVLLKDEKQQVLSRSTFPLPPQPGIVSLPLPDSTPALVAGTPYQWIITAGCNPSDITQRLPPIGMGWIQRVASLPTVPHTPITPADAPQHYAAAGIWYDAVSSLAARYRQQPNLAADWRSLLDAVDLAAIAAQPILDCCTAAEPTRQMPSTDGASQRVVPSPAKLPGRRIISDPRSSRQ encoded by the coding sequence ATGCAATGTTCCAAAACTGGATGGGTCCATTATCGTCGTGGGTTTGGGGTATTCCTCAGTATCGGGCTACTGTGGGGAATGGGGCTACCGGGACTGGCCCAATCGCGTTTACCCAGCGTCTCTCCCGGCCAATCGTCTGCGCCTGAGCGCCCCAGCAATACGCCCAACCGTCTACGTCTGCAATTACCGAATCTGAAGGCACCGGGCAACCTGGGAGGGGCAGCCGTGCGGGGAGGCTGCCTTGTGCCCAAGGGCGAAGCGTTCCATGCCTTGGTGCCGCCCTCCCAGATTGGGTTAACCACAGCGGCCCATCCGACCCTTATGGTGGCTGTCCCCAATGCCCTGGAAACCACTGTAGACGGTCATCAACCCAGCCACTTCATCTGGTTAGAAGTGTTGCTCAAAGATGAAAAACAGCAAGTCCTGTCACGATCGACCTTTCCGTTACCCCCCCAACCGGGGATCGTGAGTTTACCCCTCCCCGACTCAACTCCTGCCTTGGTGGCGGGCACGCCCTATCAATGGATCATCACGGCTGGGTGTAATCCATCTGACATCACCCAACGCTTGCCCCCGATCGGCATGGGTTGGATTCAACGGGTGGCATCGCTCCCAACAGTCCCCCATACGCCCATTACCCCAGCCGATGCACCCCAACACTATGCAGCGGCAGGCATCTGGTACGATGCCGTCAGTAGCTTAGCGGCCCGCTATCGCCAACAGCCCAACTTAGCGGCGGATTGGCGATCGCTCTTAGATGCGGTTGATCTGGCCGCGATCGCAGCGCAACCCATCCTCGACTGCTGCACTGCCGCTGAGCCAACCCGCCAAATGCCGTCAACGGATGGCGCGAGCCAACGAGTTGTTCCATCCCCTGCCAAACTACCCGGAAGACGTATAATCTCTGACCCGCGATCATCCCGCCAGTAG
- the glyS gene encoding glycine--tRNA ligase subunit beta, which translates to MGTLLLEVGTEELPASFVDEALAQWQERIPASLKEQRLLAEQIALYGTPRRLAVLVRGLPDRQPDQTEAIKGPPAQAAFDAQGQPTPAAIGFARKQQVAVTDLEVRPTEKGEFVFVNRTIAGQSSPEVLTRLIPEWIFSLEGKRFMRWGDGDLRFPRPIRWLVTLWDETVLPVTLVNGSETIRGDRRSYGHRVLHPQAIEITHAQDYVAALRAAAVNVDLADRRQEITQQVQAAARTVGGVATLPPALLTEVVNLVEWPTAVLGKFESAFLELPPAVITTVMVTHQRYFPVYAPSETGTADATVLLPYFITVANGDPDQAATIAAGNERVIRARLADGQFFYKTDCAKPLESYLPQLAAVTFQEQLGSMQAKVARLERVTERLLAQLSLAAADAAIVRRAAHLCKADLVTQMVYEFPELQGVMGETYARVSGEPETVAIAIREHYLPRGANDHLPQTLAGQVVGLADRLDTLISIFGLGLLPSGSSDPFALRRAANAMINILWAAQLPINLQQVLQQAIADFTASTAVNLTDTATLTQQLQDFFRQRLRTQLQEERQIDYDLVNAVLGETDPEYLDRALSDVLDLLVRAEFLQQMRRDGSLDAIYETVNRSTRLAAQGTLPTSLLDPTTVVNPERFEKSSESALYEALVQLLPQTTAAQANRDYQQLLAGLQAIAPTVAQFFDGPDSVLVMDPNPDIRQNRLNLLGLVRNHARILADFGAIVRRREE; encoded by the coding sequence ATGGGGACATTGTTATTGGAGGTTGGGACGGAGGAGCTACCGGCCAGTTTTGTGGATGAGGCACTGGCCCAGTGGCAGGAGCGGATTCCCGCTAGCCTTAAGGAGCAGCGATTACTGGCTGAGCAGATTGCGCTCTATGGAACGCCACGCCGTTTAGCCGTGTTAGTGAGGGGTCTTCCCGATCGCCAACCGGATCAAACTGAAGCGATTAAGGGTCCCCCGGCCCAGGCAGCTTTTGACGCCCAAGGTCAACCCACTCCGGCGGCGATCGGCTTTGCCCGCAAGCAGCAAGTAGCAGTGACTGATCTGGAAGTTCGCCCGACGGAGAAGGGGGAGTTTGTCTTTGTCAATCGGACGATCGCGGGACAGTCCAGTCCGGAGGTTTTGACGCGTCTAATTCCGGAATGGATTTTCAGCCTGGAGGGCAAGCGGTTTATGCGCTGGGGGGATGGGGATTTGCGGTTTCCCCGTCCGATCCGCTGGCTGGTGACCCTTTGGGATGAGACGGTGTTGCCCGTAACCCTGGTGAATGGTTCGGAAACGATTCGGGGCGATCGGCGCTCCTACGGCCATCGGGTTTTGCATCCCCAGGCCATTGAGATTACCCATGCGCAGGATTATGTGGCGGCACTGCGGGCGGCGGCAGTGAATGTCGATCTGGCCGATCGTCGCCAGGAGATTACCCAACAGGTCCAGGCAGCCGCACGCACCGTGGGGGGAGTCGCCACCTTACCCCCGGCGTTGTTAACCGAAGTGGTGAACTTGGTGGAATGGCCTACGGCAGTGCTGGGCAAGTTTGAGTCGGCCTTTCTGGAACTGCCCCCGGCAGTGATTACCACGGTTATGGTGACCCACCAACGGTACTTTCCGGTCTATGCTCCTTCAGAAACCGGTACAGCCGACGCAACTGTCCTCTTGCCCTACTTCATTACCGTTGCTAATGGGGATCCGGATCAGGCTGCGACGATCGCGGCGGGGAATGAGCGGGTGATCCGGGCACGACTTGCCGATGGTCAGTTTTTCTATAAAACTGATTGTGCAAAACCGCTGGAAAGCTACCTGCCCCAACTGGCTGCGGTGACTTTTCAGGAACAGTTAGGGTCCATGCAGGCCAAGGTAGCCCGCCTGGAGCGGGTGACAGAGCGGTTGCTGGCCCAGTTATCCCTGGCAGCGGCGGACGCAGCGATCGTCCGCCGGGCTGCTCACCTATGCAAGGCGGATCTGGTTACCCAGATGGTCTATGAATTCCCCGAACTTCAGGGGGTGATGGGGGAAACCTATGCGCGAGTGAGTGGGGAACCGGAGACCGTGGCGATCGCCATTCGCGAGCATTATCTGCCCCGCGGGGCCAACGATCACCTGCCCCAAACCTTGGCAGGGCAGGTGGTAGGGCTAGCCGATCGCCTGGATACGCTGATCAGTATTTTTGGCCTCGGTCTTCTACCCAGTGGTTCCTCCGATCCCTTTGCCCTGCGGCGGGCAGCGAATGCGATGATCAATATCCTCTGGGCGGCCCAGCTCCCGATCAATTTACAGCAGGTGTTGCAGCAGGCGATCGCCGACTTTACGGCCAGTACCGCCGTGAACCTCACCGACACAGCGACCCTAACCCAACAACTGCAAGACTTTTTCCGACAACGGTTACGGACTCAACTTCAGGAAGAGCGCCAGATTGACTACGATCTAGTCAATGCTGTGCTGGGGGAAACGGATCCCGAATATCTCGACCGTGCCCTGAGCGATGTCCTGGATCTCTTAGTCCGGGCGGAATTTCTCCAGCAGATGCGTCGCGACGGCAGTCTGGATGCTATTTACGAAACGGTAAATCGTTCAACGCGCCTAGCAGCCCAGGGAACGTTACCCACGTCCCTACTGGATCCGACCACTGTGGTCAATCCTGAACGCTTTGAAAAGTCCTCGGAATCTGCCCTCTACGAGGCCCTCGTGCAACTACTGCCCCAAACCACAGCCGCCCAAGCCAACCGCGATTATCAACAACTGCTAGCAGGACTGCAAGCGATCGCCCCAACCGTGGCTCAATTTTTTGATGGTCCCGACAGCGTGTTGGTCATGGACCCAAACCCCGATATTCGCCAAAACCGGCTTAATCTATTGGGATTGGTGCGTAATCATGCCCGGATTCTTGCGGACTTTGGCGCGATCGTTAGGAGGAGGGAGGAGTGA
- a CDS encoding ribonuclease HII: protein MSNKRSLSVAGQLQLLDPGEIDGWAPVPDPCWVAGVDEVGRGALFGPVVAAAVLLSPPALSPLAAAGVTDSKRLSARQRQQLVPTIQALAVDCQIGVASVAEIDRHNILQAALLAMRRAVQKLSPQPDLCLVDGNQPIPHLGLPQQTVVKGDQRVLAIACASIIAKVWRDNLIARLAQTYPHYDLIANKGYGSQRHRAALQTWGVTPLHRRSFGPCQIHPEG, encoded by the coding sequence ATGTCTAACAAGCGTTCCCTGTCGGTGGCCGGGCAACTTCAGTTGTTGGATCCCGGCGAGATTGACGGGTGGGCGCCAGTCCCAGACCCGTGCTGGGTGGCGGGCGTGGATGAGGTGGGACGGGGGGCACTCTTTGGCCCAGTCGTGGCGGCGGCGGTTCTCCTTTCCCCCCCTGCCCTCTCCCCCTTGGCTGCGGCTGGGGTCACCGACAGCAAACGCCTCTCTGCCCGACAGCGGCAACAATTGGTCCCCACCATCCAGGCACTGGCAGTAGATTGTCAGATCGGGGTGGCCTCCGTGGCGGAAATCGATCGCCACAATATCTTGCAAGCTGCCCTCCTGGCCATGCGACGGGCCGTGCAGAAACTCTCCCCCCAACCGGATCTTTGCTTGGTCGATGGTAACCAACCCATCCCCCACCTAGGACTACCCCAACAAACGGTGGTTAAGGGCGATCAACGGGTGTTGGCGATCGCCTGTGCCAGCATTATTGCCAAGGTCTGGCGCGATAACCTCATAGCCCGACTAGCCCAGACCTATCCCCACTATGATCTGATAGCCAATAAGGGCTATGGCTCCCAGCGTCATCGCGCAGCCCTGCAAACCTGGGGTGTAACGCCCTTACATCGGCGATCGTTTGGCCCCTGCCAGATTCATCCTGAGGGGTAA
- a CDS encoding Rne/Rng family ribonuclease encodes MPKQIIIAEQYRIAAVFSEDQIEELVVAKGTHQIGDIYLGIVENVLPGIDAAFVNIGDAERNGFIHVTDLGPLRLKRTAGAITELLAPQQKVLVQVMKEPTGSKGPRLTGKITLPGRYLVLMPFGRGVNLSRRIRNENERNRLRALAILIKPSGMGLLVRTEAEGVPEEAVIEDLESLQRQWEAIQQEASSTRAPALLNRDDDFVQRVLRDTYTAEVNRIVVDTASGMRRVKQQISAWSSGKATQGVLVDHHRERIPILDFFRVNAAIREALRPRVDLPSGGYIIIEPTEALTVIDVNSGSFTRSATARETVLWTNCEAATEIARQLRLRNIAGVIIVDFIDMDSRRDQLQVLEQFNKALKADKARPQIAQLSELGLVELTRKRQGQNVYELFSRPCPTCGGLGHLAHLPDETPDTEEPKLVALRDAAPPVNRSSDPRARSRGLPAADTAPSPEAGAWEGATRDVALRAGVDVEGDLQALDLLDHPSYQERGTGNGSSRRRRRRRDEAASASRSPSRTDLPPEMPTVTTTGTPVERATRGTLPDKPERGSRRRELPKPEPAAVVTVEMTPEEQEVYAFMGISPLTLQSREGPPARSTMVSVVLPGEKPVTSGGEGTIEGGDAPLSLEAEESLNPETTAGSVLAGSPVASGTDEFSLETPTPRVRRRRSLAAVPPSPDETPPPVPAVVGSPSGASLAGQDDGETRSEAVSTVTGGSIAERDLLASASPGVSPEVPVGEGEAPEGERRRRRRRSAAQDV; translated from the coding sequence ATGCCAAAACAGATCATTATTGCTGAACAGTATCGAATCGCTGCCGTCTTTTCGGAAGACCAGATCGAAGAGCTTGTTGTTGCCAAGGGAACGCATCAAATCGGTGACATCTATCTGGGGATTGTGGAAAACGTGCTCCCTGGGATTGACGCAGCGTTTGTCAATATTGGTGACGCCGAGCGCAACGGCTTTATCCATGTGACAGATCTCGGACCATTACGGCTAAAACGCACGGCTGGAGCGATTACCGAACTATTAGCTCCCCAACAAAAGGTCCTTGTCCAGGTCATGAAGGAACCCACGGGCAGTAAAGGTCCTCGCCTGACGGGCAAGATTACCCTGCCCGGTCGTTATCTGGTCCTAATGCCCTTTGGCCGTGGCGTCAACCTATCGCGGCGTATCCGCAACGAAAATGAGCGGAACCGCCTGCGGGCGCTGGCCATTCTCATTAAACCGTCGGGGATGGGTCTGCTAGTGCGAACCGAAGCCGAAGGGGTGCCCGAGGAAGCCGTCATCGAGGATCTGGAGAGTCTCCAACGGCAGTGGGAAGCGATTCAACAAGAGGCAAGTTCCACCCGGGCACCGGCCCTGTTGAATCGGGATGACGACTTTGTGCAACGGGTCCTGCGCGACACCTATACGGCAGAGGTCAACCGGATTGTTGTGGACACGGCGTCAGGAATGCGGCGTGTAAAGCAGCAAATTAGCGCCTGGAGCAGTGGCAAAGCCACCCAAGGTGTTCTAGTGGATCACCACCGCGAACGCATCCCAATCTTGGATTTCTTTCGGGTCAATGCTGCGATCCGCGAAGCCCTGCGCCCGCGGGTGGATTTGCCCTCCGGGGGCTACATCATTATTGAGCCAACGGAAGCGCTGACCGTGATTGATGTGAACTCCGGTTCCTTCACGCGGTCGGCAACGGCACGGGAAACGGTGCTGTGGACCAACTGTGAGGCGGCTACGGAGATTGCCCGTCAGTTACGCTTGCGCAACATTGCGGGCGTGATCATTGTGGACTTCATTGACATGGACTCCCGTCGCGACCAGCTGCAGGTACTGGAGCAATTTAATAAGGCACTGAAGGCGGATAAAGCTCGTCCTCAAATTGCCCAGTTAAGTGAGTTGGGGTTAGTGGAACTCACGCGCAAACGCCAAGGCCAAAATGTGTATGAGTTATTTAGTCGCCCCTGTCCTACCTGCGGCGGCCTGGGACATTTGGCGCACCTGCCGGATGAAACCCCGGACACCGAGGAACCTAAACTGGTGGCGCTGCGGGATGCGGCGCCTCCGGTCAATCGCAGTTCAGACCCCCGCGCGCGATCGCGGGGTCTGCCAGCAGCAGACACAGCCCCATCCCCCGAGGCAGGGGCCTGGGAAGGTGCAACCCGCGATGTGGCCCTGCGGGCGGGGGTAGATGTCGAGGGAGATCTGCAAGCCTTAGATCTGCTCGACCATCCCAGTTATCAGGAACGAGGGACGGGGAACGGGAGTAGCCGCCGTCGGCGCCGTCGGCGCGATGAAGCCGCCAGTGCCAGCCGTTCCCCCAGCCGCACCGATCTGCCGCCAGAAATGCCAACGGTGACCACCACTGGGACACCTGTTGAACGTGCCACGCGGGGTACCCTACCGGATAAACCAGAGCGGGGGAGCCGTCGCCGGGAGTTACCCAAACCGGAACCCGCCGCCGTTGTCACGGTGGAGATGACCCCAGAGGAGCAAGAAGTGTATGCCTTTATGGGCATTTCTCCCCTCACCCTCCAATCACGGGAGGGGCCACCGGCCCGATCGACAATGGTTTCGGTGGTACTACCGGGTGAAAAACCAGTCACCAGCGGCGGCGAGGGGACGATCGAAGGGGGGGATGCTCCCCTTTCTCTGGAGGCTGAAGAGAGCCTCAATCCAGAGACTACGGCTGGATCAGTCCTGGCGGGTTCGCCCGTTGCTAGCGGGACGGATGAGTTTTCCCTAGAGACCCCGACTCCCCGCGTGCGGCGTCGGCGATCGCTGGCCGCCGTGCCCCCCTCCCCTGATGAAACCCCTCCCCCTGTCCCTGCGGTGGTGGGGTCTCCCTCTGGAGCCTCCCTAGCTGGGCAGGACGACGGGGAAACCCGCTCAGAAGCAGTCTCAACTGTTACAGGCGGATCAATAGCGGAGCGTGACTTACTGGCATCAGCCAGCCCTGGAGTCAGCCCTGAAGTGCCTGTGGGTGAGGGTGAGGCCCCAGAAGGGGAGCGGCGGCGGCGGCGGCGGCGATCAGCGGCCCAGGATGTCTAA